The Lates calcarifer isolate ASB-BC8 linkage group LG18, TLL_Latcal_v3, whole genome shotgun sequence region CGTTACTACTGTGATCGTCCACCAGTATGATTTCTTTCAGCAGCTGAGCCGGCGTCTTGTCTATGATGCTGCGGATGGCCCTCTTGATGACGGACAGAGCTTCGTCCAGGTAGATTAACACAACGCTGACGGTTGGCAGATCCTCCGGGTACTTCTTATCAGCACACCTGTGATTTAACCAAATTGTTGTTTCAGTGATGGTGAAATATCAGAGGAAACTTAGGAAGGGAATCTGTGGACCCTCCCCTTTATTTAATTACTCATTTTCACCTAGTAGATGTTATTTTCTCTCAAGGTTTTTGGCccatttttcagtgttgattGCTTAATCAACAatacaactgttgtttttttttaatataaaactaaaatgtactgtttttaaaatgtcataaaatagtgAAATTTGACATACTTTGAGTATGAgttcttgagttatggccaaaaacatggtttgtgaagtcacagtgacctttaaccaccaaagTCTAATGAGTTCATCCTTGACTCCAAGTGAACATTTATGtcagatgaaataaataaaaagtaaaattctAAATTTTAGGTTCTAAGCTCACTTTCACTGAGCCTAGAAATGATAAGTGTAGCCTCTTTCTTTATGCTCACTGAAAAGTCATAGTCAGTCCACCTCAGAGAAATTCAAGACAAAATTTGGCCAAATTCAttttaacacaaagaaacatttaGAATGAATTCATGGCATCGCTGAGGAGAGTATATGACTCTGGTTTCATAATGTAAAGCATCATAAAGTCACTTGTTGTGGCTGCACTTTTGTCTGAactaaatgatttaaaatgagaTGGTGGTTGTTGTCACCTGGGGGGTCTGGTGTCAGGGATCTCTCTGTTGAGAGGGAGTCTGTCACTGAGGAAAGCATTGTAGCCATATCTCTGAAACAGCTCCTCCGCCTCCTTCTGTTCCTCTTCTGACAGCTCACTGCCCCACTTGCTGAACAGATGCGAGTTTGGGAACAGCTTCCTCAccaccttcctctccttcttcacCTCTGCGTCCTTCTGTGCCACTGGTTCCTTCTTTTCGATTTTATTCATCAGATTGACTGTGGACAAGAGGTAGTAGGGATTTGTTTTATCTATCCTTCAAACTGACAGGTGACTAAACCAACAGGTGCTCCTCCCTGAAATATAAGTGCATGTAGGCCTCTTCATTTACTTAACAAatatgagtgtttgtgtctaGTTTGTCTTTGCACTGGTGCGATCATTAATACATGAAACcttattaaatgtttaaatgttttgtttggcCTTTGTAGAGCATCCTTGGGTCTTGTGAAAGGCACTATATGAAtttaagatattattattattattattattattattattaaccaaCAAACCAATGCTGCTGTGATTTGATTAGGTGATTTGCTGGTCAGCCTTGTGAACAAATGAGTTGAAATTTGattgaaaagagaaaatctaTCAATTACTCAATCAACAGATTTAactgatgaatatttttaagcaaaaaaaataaatgtgattatttgCTGATTTACtgaagacatttgaagatgtcactttgGTATCTTGGAAATTATAATGggcttttttcactgtttttgacatatatatgtaaaataatCAATGAATTAACTGAGGAAATAATCAGAAGATTAGTTGATGTTTTAAATCATAGTTCTTTTCCCCATAAACACTTGTGTTGATGACTGAGTTTTAATATGAGGCAGGTCACttaaatgttgaaatataaTCAAACTTGACCAAAAATGTCTTCAAAGAACTTGGCTTTTTGAATTAATTTAGCTCGGTTTTAATCTAGGCGCCCACTTCTTTTGACCTGCAGATCACCAAATCAATCCATACTCATCTGTTACCACATTAAAAATTATCTCATTTTATGCTTtgatttacaaaaaacaaacactttgactttgactcaCGCAGCCTGTTGATGTCTGCCTCCATCTTGTCCATCCTCTTCAGCATTCCTTGACCCCTGATGGAGTCATTCTGGTGGGCCCTCTGGAGCCTCTCCGAATGGGTGTGGACTTCCCTCTTGATGGATCCAAGGTACAGCAGGGCCGAAGCCAAGGCAAAGGTCAGAAGTAATCCTTTAATCCAGCCAGATCTCATCCTGGTACTTCTGTGCATTTCATGTGTTTAGCTCGTGCCTCACAttgacagaaagaggaggagaaagtacTCTAGCACCTTTTCATCCCAGGtgctctctcattttctccctgtctccccaccccctatacacacacacacacacacacacacacacacacacacacacacacacacacagagtcacacacacacacacagagtcacacaaAGTGACACACCATAGCTGTGTTATCTGATATTCTGAAGTTCACACCATATTCAGAAGTATGCTAGAAGTGCAGTTCTCAGGcctggttttctctctgctttctctgcaTTGCATTGCACCTGGGATGCAAGGTGTATATCATTAACCGTAGTTATGTGGGAGGATAGAAAACCAGCAGTACCCTGCAGGTAACAGGAACAGGACTGACAGACAAGTCTGGTACAACACCCACCATCTCAAGCATCATAGCGGTATTGTTCAGCCTCACTGATGACAGCAAATCTGACCtgtctggttttttttttttggtttttttttaggtttgatCATGTTGCAAACCTGTTTTTTGTATCAGTACAGGAAAATCTCTCAGGATTTGTCTAATCCATATCATGTTTTCCTGTTATCCTTATACATATTTATCTAAAATATAACATACATCCcctgagaaaaagaagaaaaaaaaacattggttACAATGTCTTCAATGTACTTTCAAATGTAATCCTCAGTGAAAAATTTATAAAACATTGCCCATCTCTCAGGCTCTCTCCAAACTAATAATTTAAATGTCAATTTTCATCTTACTGAACAAAATCATgcataaaactaaaactgtcatttttcaattttaattAATCAAGAGAATAATTTGCAgattaatatgaaaataattgtaACACCACTATCATCACAACACTGAAAGTGAGAATATATTCATCcttcctttttaaaaacttaatgcAAAGAGGACAGATGAACAAATGTACTTAGTAATTtagtcaaaatgtatttttgtataatGATTAATATTGACTGTAATTAAATCTCAATGTTCGCTTAGTCTATGATGTAGCAGGAACACTTAAGCCATTGTTACAATGTGGAGCATCAAGAGTCACTATGGAAATAATGGCCTTATTCATACCATGTTGATTTTGTTGACACCTACATTAATGACATCTTTTGTTATCAACTGTTTGACTAAAAACCGGACCATGCATCCTCATACTATCTGACACCTCCCGGATTACCTTCTCATCTGTCTTCTCGGGGAAAACAAAGActatttgtttttcctgagcTGATTTAATTACAAGATACTTGAGGTCTCACATGTACATATTTCCAGGCAAGATTCAAGTGCTACAGACTAATTTCCTCGTTCTGACTTGAGGAAATAATCTCACTTCAAGGGCAATCATTGTATTCTAAGGCAGTCTGGTAAACATTAAAGCAGAAGGGAGGAGTCCTGCGTGCTGATTGTGGaggtttctttctgttttgtgttttcagacacaAGATATAGAGTTTCCAGTGTTCCCTTTTGTGtgcaaaatactgtatgtgaaaaaaacacCAGGGGCCACTGAGGATATGATATGTGGCATTGTCCCTTGGGCTGTGCAGCTAATATGACCCCATCAAATGCTAACAATAGATCTGGGTTGATAATCTGTAATCTGAGATCATAATCCTTccctaaaaataaacataaaaatccATCACTTTTATTGCTACTAACTGAAGTCTCTTAAAGGGATAGTTCAACTTTTTGGGAggtagttattattattaagtaaTTATTAAGAGTTAAGAAGATTCTCATGTCTACCTGTTACAAATGAAGCCACAGGCAGGAGATGGTTATCTTaccttagcataaagacaggaaacagtgggaaacagtGTGGCTCTGTTAAATCAAGGCAGACCACTGAGTTAATTCAGCATTTCATCTCTTTATTACAGTTGTCAATGACAATGTCATTTGTCTCATGGGAGCTCatactcattttaaaatgtgtggaGACACAGCATACAAAATTAAACTGcctttaaattttatttaacacatatatatatgtacacaatatacaacTTTTGAACACTATTGGAAAATTGAAAATAAGACTGAGAATAATTAAAAAGGGGACAGTTCACACTTTTCCATATACCAGCAACAGTTTTTTCAGAATCTCAGATGTGAAGTCACATGGGGAAGATCAAAGAAACCttacaaaaaaccaaaaacctaTAGACACAGTTACTGTACTGATGATGATAAGATAGACCTATTAATCATTTATATCGACAGTCAACAAGGGAACACCCTGTCATTGTTCCGACCTTTTACTTGTTCTTCTTAATAGAGGTGATAAATTAAGGTGTAGCATGTTTGCCAGGAGCTTAAACAATTATGTGACAATGCAACCTGCTTGAAATCACATCATATGTATTGTAGGACAAATAGGGCTGGATAtttacaaaaactttttttaaaagaagtgATAAAGCTAAAACGATGACAAGAACTGGACTGAACATGAACAGGTGATGAGTTCAGTCAGTGACTTGCAACACTGGGATGAAGAGGTTTGACTCGGACAAGACGAGACAGTCCGAGTCGCAGACCTTGACCTGGAGACTTCCCTGCTGGATTGTGGGACGAGGTGGGACTTTTACCTATTTGACCTGGAGGGGAGAGGGTGCTAAATTTAGCATTCAGTTTAATGACACACAACTGTAAATGCCTCTGATGGTTTATGTTTCAGTGTCATTGCTGCTGTTCATTAATACTGTACCTGGTGGGTTCCACTTGGGTAttctgccccctgctggactcAGAGATACTGCAGGTTTAGATGTGGGAGCTATGGAGGATGAAGGAGGTCTTTTGGGTGCAGGTTTGACTGTTGGAGGACCTCTCTGTGGTGTGGAAGCTGCCGTGAAACAAAGCAATTGTCATTATATTCCATGTGAACCATCTATAATTGGGATTAAAGCCAAAAGCAGATTTGTTTGATGAATCCAATGAACACACCTGCTGCCTGTGATTTCGACTTGGACGTCTTTGAtggttgattttcttttttagaggAAGGAGGTGATTTGATCTTCTTCTTGGCGACCTTCTCCTTTTTAGTTTTGCTGACTTTCTTCACAGTGAATTCCTCATCTTCACTCTCATCTGGTTCACTGAAATCTTCATCACTTTCTGAACCTGGAATGGCATTATATGAAAATAGTAAGAAACCAGAAACCACCTACTCTACTTAAGGAGGGATGAAAAGGTGAAAAcctggtgtgtgttttggttgaTAGTCCTCATCTTCTTCCTTCAGCTTTTTCCTCGGCCCTTCATTGGCTTTAGTggcagcttttctctgtctggaTGGGGCAGTTAACCCTTTCTCACATGTAATTTCATCCAGGCCTGAGGAAAACAAATTGAAACAGCTTCAGAAACTTTTCATACCTTTTCTATGCTTATCAAACCACTGGAGTTCAAACtatcacagatgatgagtgTGTATTTGGTATGAGTAACTTAAACGTGTAATAAACGAGGGAAGGTGTGCAGCAGACAAAGATAAGAGAAACTTACCCAAAACTGCACCATCTACACTGCAGTTTGACAGGTGCAGTGAAGAGGGATCTGTGTTTTCGTCTATTGGAAGTTGAACCTTGACATCTCCTAGAGAAATTTAACAGAAATATATAAGCCAAAAACACCTTAATAATGTACAattaaatctgtattttaaaagatGCAGCATACCTTTACTGCTGGGTGACTGGTCATATATCTCAGCATTATTGAGCAAGGACAGTGTAATGGCTGCCTCTAGGTCTCGTTCATGCAACTTCTGATCCAGTGGTCTTCTATGGAGAATGTTTACAAATCAGTCAAGATTAGATTGATTTTAAACTGTGTCATATGCATGTTAAGTTCTCCTgcttcacttttttaaaatacacattttggCACTGTGCAATGTGATTCATCAGCCTGATGTAATTATACTTACTAAGCATACAACAGCCCAGATGGCAAAACAAGAGGGCTCTCAGACACTTTGaatcaaacactcacacacacatctaagtCCCCGTAAGTAATCTAAAAATATTAACTGGTTATTTCCTTGTTGAAAAAGTCACTCTCTTTCCTGAGTTATCATGTATGTTGTCTGTTGCATGAACAGTCTTGATCGGGACCGACTTGTCAGCTGACTCTTAATTCTACTGCAAGTCTCTTTCTGCATTATCAAAACAGATGCATCACTTCTTTTTACAGGAGTTTAAACcgtttattttctgtcatgcaTTGTATCTAGTTAATTGTTTGCAGCATCTGAACCCATCTTGAGAGTTTGGATATTTGTTGTCACATTACAGCTGGCTTTAAGCATATTTACTTTCTACATGTTGAGCTTGCAACAACACACTAATTGCAacatggttttgttttattcccCTTATTTTGAGCTGATACAGATCATCCTCatctttatcattttattatacACATGGTCAACTATGTTGCATTCATTTGTGACCCACCTGCTCTGCTGGCTCTGTGTGGGCTGTGAGTTGGACTCTTGACTGGAGGACTTGCTTGATGGTTTCTTGTGCTCCTGTTGCTTCACATCCTCCCTGACCTTTTTGCTGGGTGGAGCAAAATCCTCATCTGTTGCAACATGAAGGCATAACATGGAGATACAGTGTGTTGGTGGTGAGAGAAGACTATAaaaaaatttgttttgtgtcattttatttgtgtcagaCCTTGAAGATCAGACTGAGGCTTAGTCAGCTCAGGAATCTTTTTAAGTTGAAAATCACTTAGTTTACTTGAATGTCAGATCTGGTTTGCAGCGTTAATAAATTAAAAGAAGCTGTCTAACTCACCATCATCAAAGTCCTTGGCTTCACAGTAATTCACAGCCTTTGTCTTCCTGCgtgtcaacaacaaacaacgTGTTAACATTCAACAGACATTATCAACACTGGGCAAACTTAGAACACAAATTAGGGCTGAAACAAAAGATTTACCAACCTCGATGGTCGGTCCATAGCttgtaaaattaaataataatgctTTTTTTATGCGGCGAACAGCAACCACATTAACGTTGCATATGATGCTATATCAACACGAATGCCTCCTGTGAAAACAGAAGCTATGTTTGCTAGCCGGAAACACTAACCTAGCTTTCGCAAATGATGGTTTTACAAGTAAACATGCGTCCGATTATTCAGCGAGTGAAATGTATCTATTTTAGCTAACTTAACAAGTTAAACTATCTGACTGGTGTTACTTTTGTAACACAACAGCCAACAGAAGCACCTCTCCCGTGCTTTCATCCAGCCCGCCTGAACCAGGGAGAAGTGACGTTTTGTTGACCAATTTGACGAACACCGGCAGCTGATTCGTTTGTTTTTTTCGCCAATCTtccaaaaattaaaattaattaaattaaataataataataataataataaactgttaTTAATAAGCTTAGGAAAACTTACTCTGGGAATACTTAAATAGTCGAGACTTCAAAAGACACAAATAATCCACAGGCAATGAAAAAGAGAATTT contains the following coding sequences:
- the rad51ap1 gene encoding RAD51-associated protein 1 isoform X2, producing MDRPSRKTKAVNYCEAKDFDDDEDFAPPSKKVREDVKQQEHKKPSSKSSSQESNSQPTQSQQSRPLDQKLHERDLEAAITLSLLNNAEIYDQSPSSKGDVKVQLPIDENTDPSSLHLSNCSVDGAVLGLDEITCEKGLTAPSRQRKAATKANEGPRKKLKEEDEDYQPKHTPGSESDEDFSEPDESEDEEFTVKKVSKTKKEKVAKKKIKSPPSSKKENQPSKTSKSKSQAAASTPQRGPPTVKPAPKRPPSSSIAPTSKPAVSLSPAGGRIPKWNPPGQIGKSPTSSHNPAGKSPGQGLRLGLSRLVRVKPLHPSVASH
- the rad51ap1 gene encoding RAD51-associated protein 1 isoform X1, producing the protein MDRPSRKTKAVNYCEAKDFDDDEDFAPPSKKVREDVKQQEHKKPSSKSSSQESNSQPTQSQQSRRPLDQKLHERDLEAAITLSLLNNAEIYDQSPSSKGDVKVQLPIDENTDPSSLHLSNCSVDGAVLGLDEITCEKGLTAPSRQRKAATKANEGPRKKLKEEDEDYQPKHTPGSESDEDFSEPDESEDEEFTVKKVSKTKKEKVAKKKIKSPPSSKKENQPSKTSKSKSQAAASTPQRGPPTVKPAPKRPPSSSIAPTSKPAVSLSPAGGRIPKWNPPGQIGKSPTSSHNPAGKSPGQGLRLGLSRLVRVKPLHPSVASH